One genomic region from Arthrobacter sp. YN encodes:
- a CDS encoding glutathione-independent formaldehyde dehydrogenase translates to MKAVVYKGPNHVSVEDVPDAKIEHPADVLVRITSSNICGSDLHMYEGRTSFETGRTFGHENLGEVIEVGSAVSKVQVGERVVLPFNIACGFCKNCERGFTNYCLTMQPEPKLAGAAYGFADMGPYQGGQAEYLRVPYGDFNCLRLGEDAEEKELDYVMVADIFPTGWHATEMAGVYPGDSVVIYGAGPVGLMAAYSAIIKGAGKVMVVDRQSDRLKLAEQIGAIPVDDSKVDPVEFVKDQTMGFGADRGCECVGYQAHDPSGNEQPNLTLNRLVDSVRFVGGLGVVGVFLPQDPGAPDELAKQGQVAFDYGNYWFKGQTMGSGQCPVKKYNRALRDLIAGGKASPSFLVSHELPLDKAPEAYRNFDDRVDGWTKVVLHPAGS, encoded by the coding sequence ATGAAGGCAGTAGTCTACAAAGGACCGAACCATGTCAGCGTCGAGGACGTACCTGACGCCAAGATTGAGCACCCCGCCGACGTGTTGGTGCGAATAACGTCGTCGAATATTTGCGGTTCCGATCTGCACATGTACGAGGGCCGCACCAGCTTCGAAACCGGACGGACCTTCGGGCACGAGAACCTCGGTGAAGTGATCGAGGTCGGCTCAGCAGTGAGCAAGGTCCAGGTGGGCGAACGAGTGGTACTGCCGTTCAACATCGCGTGCGGATTCTGTAAGAACTGTGAACGGGGCTTCACCAACTACTGCCTGACCATGCAGCCCGAACCCAAGCTCGCAGGTGCGGCGTACGGGTTTGCGGACATGGGCCCGTACCAAGGCGGACAGGCCGAGTACCTGCGTGTACCGTACGGAGACTTCAACTGCCTGCGCCTCGGCGAGGACGCCGAGGAGAAAGAACTCGACTATGTCATGGTCGCGGACATTTTCCCCACCGGCTGGCACGCAACCGAGATGGCCGGCGTCTACCCTGGGGACTCTGTAGTCATCTACGGTGCAGGGCCGGTAGGACTCATGGCAGCCTACTCGGCAATCATCAAGGGCGCCGGAAAAGTCATGGTGGTGGACCGGCAAAGTGACCGCTTGAAGCTTGCGGAACAGATCGGCGCCATCCCTGTGGACGATTCCAAAGTGGACCCTGTCGAGTTCGTCAAAGACCAAACCATGGGGTTCGGGGCTGACCGGGGATGCGAGTGCGTCGGGTACCAGGCCCACGACCCGAGCGGAAACGAACAGCCAAACCTGACGTTGAACCGCCTGGTGGACTCAGTCCGGTTCGTCGGCGGCCTAGGCGTCGTAGGCGTGTTCCTGCCGCAGGATCCTGGAGCCCCGGACGAACTAGCCAAACAGGGGCAGGTCGCCTTCGACTACGGAAACTACTGGTTCAAAGGACAAACGATGGGCTCCGGTCAGTGCCCGGTCAAGAAATACAACCGGGCCCTTCGCGACCTCATTGCTGGTGGGAAGGCCAGTCCCTCCTTCCTCGTCAGCCACGAACTGCCACTGGACAAGGCCCCGGAGGCCTACAGGAACTTCGATGACCGCGTCGACGGTTGGACCAAAGTAGTCCTCCACCCGGCCGGCTCCTAG
- a CDS encoding PAS domain-containing sensor histidine kinase has product MESNSVFLPLAAYFNRVGLRKAVILCQLPLTIIVILIAGLAAVFSPPLLQSPAFIAILLLHALILLFCMITPWKSLPWGTFVLVPVMDCLAVALTREVGGPVLSVVGLLMAFPVIWLATSASKTRAGLAVLASFVGTVGAPFVLGHQIEGADMIRMTVHPFIMTGLAVTSHVVAKGLIRSRNVQDEANRELARMHKETQDHEKLLQTVLETVDVGVWAVDTKGADILTNRRLLADRSSFRDASDGQNPFTLGPETAKNGQSPAEVASGGGIFTNKLIRLSRNGEESVLSVAARPLHDDQDHLKGSVLVFTDVTPLVNARKHQDRFVATISHELRTPLTSILGYLELLGDEPGVPYFSVIERNAQRLLSLVNDLLMAASDDVELRRSPINVSELVQATALNAQPAAAAKGINIDIHTDPDVMAYLDPAQFSKALNQILSNAVKFSPDHTCVSIGLAQNAGDLTLSVRDQGIGMTEQEQHMAFAKFFRADHVMETAIQGAGLGLPITKAIIEAHGGTIKLSSQPDKGTTVILTVPCQGNRRN; this is encoded by the coding sequence ATGGAGAGCAACTCCGTCTTCTTGCCGCTGGCCGCGTACTTCAACAGAGTCGGTTTACGCAAGGCTGTCATCCTGTGCCAGCTCCCGCTGACAATCATCGTCATCTTGATAGCAGGCTTGGCAGCAGTGTTCAGTCCACCGCTCCTCCAATCTCCTGCATTTATCGCGATCCTGCTTCTGCACGCCCTGATCCTTCTGTTTTGCATGATCACTCCTTGGAAGTCCCTCCCCTGGGGAACCTTTGTCCTCGTACCCGTCATGGATTGCCTGGCCGTGGCATTGACCAGAGAAGTAGGCGGCCCAGTCCTTAGCGTCGTAGGACTCTTGATGGCATTCCCCGTGATCTGGCTTGCCACCAGTGCCAGCAAGACCCGGGCGGGTTTGGCAGTTCTGGCATCCTTTGTCGGAACGGTCGGTGCGCCCTTCGTCCTGGGACATCAGATCGAAGGCGCCGACATGATTCGAATGACCGTGCACCCCTTCATCATGACCGGGTTGGCCGTTACGTCTCATGTGGTCGCCAAAGGCCTCATCAGGTCACGCAATGTTCAGGACGAGGCGAACCGTGAACTGGCGCGCATGCACAAGGAGACACAAGATCATGAAAAACTGCTGCAAACAGTCCTCGAAACTGTGGACGTCGGTGTCTGGGCAGTAGACACCAAGGGTGCGGACATCCTCACCAACCGACGCCTACTCGCGGACCGTTCATCGTTCAGAGACGCCTCGGACGGCCAGAACCCCTTCACCCTTGGACCGGAAACCGCAAAAAACGGCCAGAGCCCGGCGGAAGTCGCAAGCGGGGGCGGCATTTTCACCAATAAGCTCATCCGACTCAGCCGAAACGGGGAGGAAAGCGTCTTGTCTGTCGCCGCCCGGCCACTGCACGACGATCAGGATCATCTAAAGGGCTCCGTTCTGGTCTTTACTGACGTCACTCCCCTCGTGAATGCGCGAAAGCACCAGGACAGATTCGTAGCCACGATCTCCCACGAACTGCGGACACCGCTGACCTCCATTCTCGGCTATCTGGAACTCCTCGGAGATGAACCCGGCGTCCCATACTTCAGCGTGATTGAACGGAACGCACAACGTCTGCTGAGCCTGGTCAATGACCTGCTTATGGCTGCATCTGACGATGTCGAGTTGCGACGCAGCCCAATCAACGTCTCCGAACTTGTCCAGGCCACGGCCCTGAACGCCCAGCCTGCAGCAGCAGCCAAGGGCATCAACATCGATATCCACACCGACCCGGACGTAATGGCATACCTGGACCCCGCTCAGTTCAGCAAAGCCCTTAACCAGATCCTCTCCAACGCAGTTAAGTTCTCCCCCGACCACACTTGCGTGAGTATCGGACTCGCACAAAACGCCGGTGATCTCACACTGTCCGTCCGTGATCAGGGAATAGGTATGACAGAGCAAGAGCAGCACATGGCATTCGCAAAGTTCTTCAGAGCCGACCACGTCATGGAGACCGCCATACAAGGTGCCGGCCTGGGACTCCCCATCACCAAGGCCATCATCGAAGCCCATGGCGGAACGATCAAGCTCAGCAGCCAGCCGGACAAGGGCACCACCGTGATTCTCACCGTTCCTTGCCAAGGCAACCGGAGAAATTGA
- a CDS encoding AraC family transcriptional regulator, translating into MPQSGDGNSARVRRYAVPEGLTPEQRFEHWRVWYGNAVETPMRLERSEGESPASVSPSAINLAGPGFSLIEMHNTPALGFWAPNPDSTDLRLAYFRKASGLTLDLNGTPEPVPTGSVRFIDTSLGGSFDAPEGFHAQQLNMDRVSLNVSEGGLRSLLRLPDLASHPIVGTFVIPALMSWKRPGIDSEASGTSEILRSVMATLVGSLLESPADDETQKPALSRAVKKYLESSYDNPNLDVAMIAGTFNLSRRSLFYFFETEELRLGERIRALRTRKALELLLQADAQRITYSEIATRSGFTNVQSMRRAIKEFTGMNVREIHKSEPVVHMALQQLRQRLSPGT; encoded by the coding sequence ATGCCTCAATCTGGTGACGGGAACAGCGCCCGTGTGCGACGTTACGCAGTGCCGGAAGGGCTCACTCCAGAACAAAGGTTCGAGCATTGGCGGGTCTGGTACGGCAACGCCGTCGAAACACCAATGAGGCTGGAGCGGTCAGAAGGAGAGAGTCCTGCGTCCGTCAGTCCCTCAGCTATTAATCTTGCCGGACCGGGCTTCAGCCTCATAGAGATGCACAACACCCCCGCGCTGGGCTTTTGGGCGCCGAATCCCGACTCCACTGACTTGCGCCTGGCCTACTTCCGCAAGGCGTCGGGTCTGACCCTCGATCTCAATGGCACCCCCGAGCCGGTTCCAACGGGTTCGGTGAGATTCATCGACACCTCGCTTGGTGGCAGTTTCGATGCACCCGAAGGATTCCACGCACAGCAACTCAACATGGACCGCGTCAGTCTCAATGTCAGCGAAGGCGGACTGCGCTCCCTTCTTCGCCTGCCTGACCTTGCAAGCCACCCCATTGTGGGCACCTTCGTGATCCCCGCATTGATGAGTTGGAAGCGGCCCGGCATCGACAGTGAGGCATCAGGAACCAGTGAGATCCTACGATCCGTCATGGCAACCCTGGTGGGCTCCCTGCTCGAATCGCCGGCCGACGATGAGACACAGAAACCGGCACTAAGCCGGGCGGTAAAGAAATACCTTGAGAGCAGTTACGACAACCCAAATCTGGACGTGGCAATGATCGCCGGAACGTTCAACCTCTCCCGTCGCTCCCTGTTCTACTTTTTTGAGACCGAAGAACTCCGTTTGGGTGAGCGAATCCGCGCCTTGAGAACCCGGAAAGCGTTGGAGCTTCTGCTTCAAGCCGATGCTCAGAGAATCACCTACTCAGAAATTGCGACACGGAGCGGATTCACCAACGTTCAAAGCATGCGCCGGGCAATCAAAGAGTTCACCGGGATGAATGTCAGGGAGATCCATAAATCCGAGCCCGTCGTTCATATGGCACTGCAGCAACTGCGGCAGCGGCTCAGTCCTGGAACTTGA
- a CDS encoding Gfo/Idh/MocA family protein, with amino-acid sequence MDNDRTTTAPSRLRAGFVGAGFMAEVHSRAARAAGADIVAIASSSRASADRAKDRLGVQRAYDSAQDLFEDDAIDVIHICTPNGTHYGLAEAALKAGKHVVCEKPLATNVQDAAELVELAAMAGTVATVPFVYRFHPMIREARERISSGQAGRISAIQGSYLQDWLLSREDDNWRVDAVVGGPSRAFADIGSHLCDLLEFVSGERITKVSAMSRTLFPGRANNRDIQTEDLVAAVFATDSGSVGNLLVSQVAPGRKNRLMIEIAGSESTLQFDQEAPETLWLGKRAGSQLLVRDPGALSPEAARLSVLPAGHPQGYQDAFNAFVADTYAAIGGDLREGLPTFQDGLRSAVLTESIIKSSKDGEWVDVPNTKEPVGVQL; translated from the coding sequence ATGGACAACGACAGAACCACGACAGCCCCCTCCCGGCTACGGGCCGGATTCGTCGGCGCCGGGTTCATGGCCGAGGTGCACAGCCGGGCCGCCCGCGCTGCAGGGGCGGATATCGTCGCCATTGCGTCTTCGAGCCGTGCCAGCGCCGACCGCGCCAAAGACCGCCTGGGTGTGCAGCGGGCTTACGATTCCGCCCAGGACCTTTTCGAGGACGACGCGATCGACGTCATCCACATCTGCACGCCGAACGGCACTCATTACGGACTGGCTGAAGCTGCGCTGAAAGCAGGTAAGCATGTGGTCTGCGAGAAGCCATTGGCCACCAACGTCCAGGATGCAGCCGAGCTTGTAGAGCTAGCCGCCATGGCCGGGACAGTTGCGACCGTCCCCTTTGTCTATCGCTTCCATCCGATGATCCGGGAAGCCCGGGAACGTATTTCCTCGGGCCAAGCAGGACGGATCTCCGCTATCCAGGGCTCTTACCTCCAAGACTGGTTACTCTCCCGGGAGGACGACAACTGGAGGGTGGACGCCGTTGTGGGTGGGCCCTCGCGGGCGTTTGCCGACATCGGCTCCCACCTGTGCGACCTTCTCGAATTCGTGAGCGGTGAACGGATAACCAAAGTCAGTGCCATGAGCAGGACTCTGTTCCCGGGCCGGGCGAACAACAGGGACATTCAGACCGAGGATCTCGTGGCGGCTGTTTTCGCCACTGATTCGGGCAGCGTGGGAAATCTCCTGGTCAGCCAGGTTGCGCCCGGCCGAAAAAACCGCCTGATGATCGAGATCGCGGGTTCAGAGAGCACCCTCCAGTTCGACCAGGAAGCCCCGGAGACATTGTGGCTGGGTAAGCGGGCGGGGTCCCAGTTGCTTGTCCGTGATCCGGGGGCACTCAGCCCGGAAGCAGCACGGCTCAGCGTGCTGCCAGCTGGTCACCCGCAGGGTTATCAGGATGCGTTCAATGCGTTCGTGGCCGATACCTATGCCGCCATCGGCGGTGACCTCCGCGAAGGCCTGCCGACCTTCCAGGACGGACTCAGATCAGCCGTCCTTACAGAAAGCATCATCAAATCCAGCAAGGACGGCGAGTGGGTCGACGTCCCAAACACTAAAGAACCAGTAGGAGTGCAGCTATGA
- a CDS encoding Gfo/Idh/MocA family protein, translated as MKIIQVGLGAWGASWLNVIHHSKSWELAGVVDVNPDAATAAGEQYGIPAYATIDEALGHKDTFDAALVIVPPEYHAAVAIPALEAGVHTLIEKPLAHSLEDGIRIITAAEKSGKQAMVSQNYRFKRAARTVQRLICDGVIGDLEHVFIDYKKNPPFEGFRLEMDEPLIVDAMIHHLDQLRGIVGVEPTAVRARSWNTGTSRFKGNASAVVQFDCDNGARVVYTGSWSSYGPQTSWDGDWEIQGSKGTITWKNNEVTINFASLFDTVFLAGAVERSGVMHVDLDPLPVEERLGTLEAFRDAIETGNKAETDVTDNIQSLQLVMATADSARQDGAPITLKTNAELFGSH; from the coding sequence ATGAAGATCATTCAAGTAGGCCTCGGCGCCTGGGGCGCCTCATGGCTGAACGTGATTCACCACAGCAAGAGTTGGGAGCTGGCCGGCGTTGTCGACGTCAACCCCGACGCTGCGACGGCCGCGGGTGAACAATACGGAATCCCTGCCTACGCCACCATCGACGAGGCGCTGGGACACAAGGACACGTTCGACGCTGCCTTGGTCATTGTTCCACCCGAGTACCACGCAGCGGTGGCCATCCCGGCTCTGGAAGCAGGGGTGCACACACTCATTGAGAAGCCCCTCGCCCACAGCCTTGAAGACGGCATTCGCATCATTACAGCGGCAGAGAAGTCCGGCAAACAAGCCATGGTTTCACAGAACTACCGTTTCAAGCGCGCCGCCCGCACTGTTCAGCGCCTCATCTGCGACGGAGTCATCGGAGACCTCGAGCACGTCTTCATCGACTACAAGAAGAACCCGCCGTTCGAAGGGTTCCGGCTGGAAATGGATGAACCACTGATCGTGGATGCCATGATCCATCACCTTGACCAGCTCCGCGGCATCGTTGGTGTCGAACCCACCGCCGTGCGTGCGCGCTCTTGGAACACTGGCACCTCCAGATTCAAGGGCAACGCCTCCGCCGTGGTGCAGTTCGACTGCGACAACGGGGCCCGCGTCGTCTACACGGGATCGTGGAGCTCATACGGTCCGCAGACCAGCTGGGACGGCGACTGGGAAATCCAAGGCAGCAAGGGCACCATCACCTGGAAGAACAACGAAGTCACCATCAACTTCGCCTCACTGTTTGACACCGTCTTCCTTGCCGGCGCGGTGGAACGCTCCGGCGTCATGCACGTCGATTTGGACCCGTTGCCGGTGGAGGAACGCTTGGGGACCCTCGAAGCGTTCCGCGACGCCATCGAAACCGGAAACAAGGCTGAGACGGATGTCACCGACAACATTCAGAGCTTGCAACTCGTCATGGCCACCGCCGACTCCGCCCGCCAAGACGGCGCGCCCATCACCTTGAAGACCAACGCCGAACTCTTCGGCAGCCACTAG
- a CDS encoding ABC transporter permease: protein MQPQTATGSAGPVSGRAGPGKSNDESRSRLSGVGDFIGAQGLLVVVLLFGVLLTFLSPVFLTTVNLVNLLYQCTILGVFAIGMTFVILTGGIDVSVGSTAALSSVLSMGVIVNMDMPPAIGLLTGLVVGAGVGAVNGLMVTKLGISPLIATLATLSAGSGIAFAYSDGGNITPVPKVLTDMVSAKVAGIPLLIPAVLVLAFLAHLVLTRTTYGRSIYAVGGNKEAALLAGIRVDRVTMNAYIIAGLSAGMAGLLLTGRLASGSPRAGDGIELTVIAAVVIGGTSLFGGQGNIKGTLLGVLLIAMVSNAVNLLGIPSSYDRIVQGVVIFAAAALDVYRYKYVQKNLSRKRRIGPPPAMDPTTAGSPVTGPATAHTTGTSA from the coding sequence ATGCAGCCACAAACAGCCACCGGCTCCGCCGGTCCGGTTTCCGGGAGGGCTGGCCCCGGAAAATCTAACGACGAGTCCCGTTCACGGCTCTCCGGCGTCGGCGACTTTATCGGTGCCCAGGGCCTGCTGGTCGTCGTCTTGCTCTTCGGTGTACTGCTGACGTTCCTGAGCCCGGTATTCCTGACCACAGTCAACCTGGTAAACCTGCTCTACCAGTGCACGATCCTCGGTGTGTTCGCCATCGGCATGACCTTCGTGATCCTTACCGGCGGCATCGACGTCTCGGTGGGGTCGACAGCTGCCCTGTCGTCCGTGCTGTCCATGGGCGTGATCGTCAACATGGATATGCCGCCGGCAATCGGGCTCCTGACCGGCCTCGTGGTTGGCGCCGGAGTCGGAGCCGTCAACGGGCTGATGGTCACCAAGCTGGGGATATCCCCGCTGATCGCGACCCTGGCAACACTCTCCGCCGGGTCGGGAATCGCCTTCGCCTACTCCGACGGCGGAAACATCACGCCTGTGCCGAAGGTGCTCACCGATATGGTCAGCGCGAAGGTCGCCGGAATTCCTTTGCTGATACCGGCTGTTCTGGTGCTGGCTTTCCTGGCCCACTTGGTCCTGACCCGTACTACCTACGGACGTTCCATTTACGCCGTCGGCGGCAACAAGGAAGCCGCCCTGCTTGCAGGCATCCGCGTCGATCGTGTCACGATGAACGCTTACATCATCGCCGGTCTCTCTGCGGGAATGGCGGGACTTCTGCTCACCGGCCGTCTGGCCTCCGGAAGCCCGCGTGCCGGCGACGGCATTGAACTCACCGTCATTGCCGCCGTGGTCATCGGCGGAACAAGCCTCTTCGGCGGCCAAGGAAACATCAAGGGCACACTGCTCGGCGTGCTGTTGATCGCGATGGTCTCCAATGCCGTAAACCTGCTCGGAATCCCTTCGTCCTACGACCGCATTGTCCAGGGCGTCGTCATCTTCGCTGCGGCCGCCCTGGACGTGTACCGCTACAAGTACGTCCAAAAGAACCTGTCAAGGAAACGCAGGATCGGACCGCCGCCGGCGATGGACCCGACGACGGCGGGCAGCCCGGTTACCGGGCCGGCCACAGCGCACACCACCGGAACTTCGGCTTAG
- a CDS encoding sugar ABC transporter substrate-binding protein, with amino-acid sequence MKTSPKLAVLAAVSAAAIALTGCGAPSAAQEADDGTKTKKIAVLLYSQSFEFMVALGQGVKDKAKELGVEVTVLDAKGDSSTQISQIQDQLAQGVDGIVLSPNNSAELVPGVQMIHDAGKTVTTVDSVIPGDIADAAVAFDNEKAGKLGAEALAKLMGDKGTVLEYQGAKGAYHAILRGKGFNDGVKQFPGIKVIGRDAQWTADNALSLTVDNFTADSSINGLFSHNDEMVRGIVSGLSQINKDAPVGAANHIPLVGVDGTPLALDRIRNGVQDATMDQNPFEMGALALQAQVDLLDGKQVPKMQLTDTKLITKENVDDPALWGNIFKD; translated from the coding sequence ATGAAGACCTCACCCAAACTGGCGGTCCTCGCGGCAGTCTCCGCCGCAGCCATAGCCCTCACCGGCTGCGGAGCACCCAGCGCCGCCCAGGAAGCAGACGACGGAACGAAGACTAAGAAGATCGCTGTCCTGCTCTACAGCCAGAGTTTTGAATTCATGGTTGCCCTCGGGCAGGGAGTCAAGGATAAGGCGAAGGAACTCGGCGTGGAGGTCACAGTCCTTGATGCCAAGGGCGATTCCAGCACGCAGATCAGCCAGATCCAGGACCAACTCGCCCAGGGTGTGGACGGCATTGTCCTCAGCCCGAATAACTCCGCTGAACTGGTTCCTGGAGTCCAGATGATCCACGACGCCGGAAAGACGGTCACCACCGTGGACTCGGTCATCCCGGGTGACATCGCCGACGCTGCCGTCGCTTTCGACAACGAAAAGGCCGGCAAGCTTGGCGCTGAAGCCTTGGCCAAACTGATGGGTGACAAGGGAACCGTCCTTGAATACCAAGGAGCCAAGGGTGCTTACCACGCGATTCTGCGCGGCAAGGGGTTCAACGATGGCGTCAAGCAGTTCCCCGGCATCAAGGTCATCGGCCGTGACGCACAGTGGACTGCAGACAACGCTCTGTCCCTGACCGTCGATAACTTCACCGCAGACTCCAGTATCAATGGGCTTTTCAGCCACAACGACGAAATGGTGCGGGGAATCGTCTCGGGCCTCTCACAGATCAACAAGGACGCTCCTGTCGGCGCCGCAAACCACATCCCGCTCGTCGGAGTAGACGGCACACCCCTTGCCCTGGACCGGATACGCAATGGTGTCCAGGACGCCACGATGGACCAGAACCCCTTCGAGATGGGCGCTCTCGCCCTTCAGGCCCAGGTTGACCTGCTTGACGGCAAGCAGGTGCCCAAGATGCAGCTGACTGACACCAAGCTCATCACCAAAGAGAACGTCGATGACCCCGCTCTCTGGGGCAACATCTTCAAGGACTAG
- a CDS encoding sugar phosphate isomerase/epimerase family protein yields the protein MSRFKYSYNAIVYYQEDIAKGIDRVARYGYDAIELVGEPATHNVDEINKLTSDAGIDVSSICSIWFGEERDLINPSAANRQKALDYGKSVADFAAAVGAPTIIVGPSPVGKTEALASDEQEWEWAVENVRTLGEYAASVGINITLEPWNRYETHFLNRLDRAVELLDATALKNAGVHGDLFHMNIEEDSIHGAFARAGSKVNHVHLADSNRAAPGVGHIDFRPTLQTLKDINFDGYLTFELLPAASNPFAMMARGGHLEFLDPYTEKAINEMKKLEQELWPNE from the coding sequence ATGTCCCGCTTCAAGTATTCCTACAACGCCATCGTCTACTACCAGGAAGACATTGCTAAAGGCATCGATCGCGTTGCCCGTTATGGCTACGACGCCATTGAACTGGTCGGAGAACCGGCAACACACAACGTCGATGAGATCAACAAACTGACCAGCGACGCCGGTATCGACGTCAGTTCCATCTGCAGCATCTGGTTTGGAGAGGAACGCGACCTGATCAACCCCAGCGCCGCCAACCGGCAGAAGGCCTTGGACTACGGCAAGTCAGTAGCCGACTTCGCCGCCGCCGTCGGAGCTCCGACCATCATCGTCGGGCCGTCCCCGGTGGGCAAGACCGAAGCCCTGGCGAGCGATGAACAGGAATGGGAATGGGCCGTCGAGAATGTCCGCACACTTGGCGAATACGCTGCCAGCGTCGGCATCAACATCACCCTCGAACCGTGGAACCGCTACGAGACTCATTTCCTGAACCGGCTCGACCGGGCCGTGGAACTTCTGGACGCTACCGCTCTGAAGAACGCCGGGGTGCACGGTGACCTCTTCCACATGAACATCGAAGAAGACAGCATCCACGGAGCGTTCGCCCGCGCCGGGAGCAAGGTTAACCACGTCCACCTCGCCGACTCGAACCGGGCAGCCCCCGGCGTAGGACACATCGACTTCCGTCCGACACTGCAGACGCTAAAGGACATCAACTTCGACGGCTACCTGACCTTCGAACTTCTGCCGGCCGCGTCGAATCCCTTCGCCATGATGGCGCGTGGCGGGCACCTGGAATTCCTGGACCCCTACACCGAAAAGGCCATCAACGAAATGAAGAAGCTGGAACAGGAGCTGTGGCCCAATGAGTAA
- a CDS encoding sugar phosphate isomerase/epimerase family protein yields MSKYEFGVSTFILVSPFTDQDVDQFDVAKEMGYDLIEVCIEDPAVVSAEALKKASERTGLPVSICGAFGPDRDVSHEDPQKRRQGIDYLKLCVDIAQAVGSPHVAGPMYSATGKARLLPPEERRQQRQWAADSLREVADYASERGVTLAIEPLNRFETDLVNTVEQGLELCELIGRDNVGLMLDTFHMNIEEKNIGAAITSAGDKVFHFQVSENDRGTPGSGHVPWSETFDALKTIDYQGSIVVESFLPTVEEIAKAVSLWRPVAPSMDALARDGLTFLRRELP; encoded by the coding sequence ATGAGTAAATACGAATTCGGAGTCAGCACCTTCATCCTGGTCTCCCCGTTCACCGACCAGGACGTTGATCAGTTCGACGTCGCCAAGGAGATGGGCTACGACCTGATCGAGGTCTGCATTGAAGACCCTGCCGTAGTCAGTGCGGAAGCACTGAAGAAGGCCTCGGAACGGACCGGACTGCCCGTCTCCATCTGCGGTGCGTTCGGACCCGATCGCGACGTCTCACACGAAGACCCGCAGAAACGCCGGCAGGGCATTGACTACCTGAAGCTCTGCGTTGACATCGCCCAAGCCGTCGGTTCTCCCCACGTGGCCGGCCCGATGTATTCCGCCACCGGCAAAGCACGGCTCCTTCCCCCCGAGGAACGTCGGCAGCAGCGCCAGTGGGCAGCCGACAGTCTGCGTGAAGTGGCCGACTACGCCTCCGAACGAGGCGTCACTTTGGCCATTGAACCGCTCAACCGCTTCGAAACGGATCTGGTCAACACGGTCGAGCAGGGACTGGAACTCTGCGAATTGATCGGCCGGGACAACGTAGGCCTGATGCTGGACACGTTCCACATGAACATCGAAGAGAAGAACATCGGTGCGGCCATCACCTCTGCCGGTGACAAGGTCTTCCATTTCCAAGTGTCAGAAAACGATCGCGGAACGCCCGGCAGCGGACACGTTCCTTGGTCCGAGACCTTTGACGCGTTGAAAACGATCGATTACCAAGGTTCCATTGTGGTCGAATCGTTCCTCCCCACGGTGGAGGAAATCGCCAAGGCTGTTTCGCTCTGGCGGCCGGTGGCACCGTCCATGGACGCGCTGGCCAGAGATGGACTCACTTTCCTGAGGAGGGAACTGCCGTGA